From a single Sorghum bicolor cultivar BTx623 chromosome 5, Sorghum_bicolor_NCBIv3, whole genome shotgun sequence genomic region:
- the LOC8085994 gene encoding uncharacterized protein LOC8085994: MKVAVVGGGVSGLVAAHELARSGGGGVRVTVYEKEDYLGGAKTVAVDGGAAADGRVAVDLGLMVFNPVRSPNMMEWFERLGVEMDTSDMSFSASMRLNKGKGFEWGSRNGMSSVLVQKSNLLSPRFWLVIHEIFKFKNHALKYLEDHERDPDWNQTLGQFIQSHRYSQLFQDAYLIPMCACIWPSTSKEVLGFPALFVLSFFQDNQLLEFFSRSQWLTVKGGLGSYMNKVREELESNGCQIKIGCEVSSISKSKGGYQILEVDGSEEKYDRIILGVNAQDALKVLGAEATNEELKTLGAFQYIRSNVYLHCDESLMPHNFSAWSARNFLGTTSSGVCVTSWLNILQNIESAGPLLVTLNPPRVPKHVLLKWHTKHPIPSIAAAKANHELKNIQGKRGIWFCGAYQGYGYHEDSVKAGKAAASGLLGMKCDLLVNPKPMVPSWTEAGARYLVAKNLDQYISIGNFCMLEEGGTMFSFGKACEKCPIKSVIRVHDPQFYWKAATEGDLGFASAYIQGYISFVDHRNGLVNLVRIILANRCERKRLYSTAKTSAYTRKAWWAPFLGISGVAFAKYFLLHAWRKNSVSKARKNISEHYDLSNDFFALYLDPSMTYSSGIFKAEDESLEAAQLRKLDSLINKAKVESGHHVLDIGCGWGTLAIRLVQKTGCKCTGITLSEEQLKYAKRKVKEAGLEDRITLLLCDYRQIPNGQKFDRIISCEMLEHVGHEFYEDFFASCEYHLAEHGIFVLQTIALVEEMYDKMRLRPEFVKTYIFPGGCLPSLARIVSAMTNASRFNIQHVENIGDHYYTTLMNWWDNFAANREKASALGFDEKFIRTWEYYLGYCAALFKSRICIDYQIVFARPGDSKLPSYVAIA; the protein is encoded by the exons ATGAAGGTAGCGGTGGTGGGTGGCGGCGTAAGCGGGCTAGTGGCGGCGCACGAGCTGGcgaggagcggcggcggcggcgtgcgcgTCACCGTGTACGAGAAGGAGGATTACCTCGGCGGTGCCAAGACCGTTGCCGTCGACGGCGGAGCAGCAGCAGACGGCCGTGTAGCCGTCGACCTCGGCCTCATGGTCTTCAACCCG GTGAGAAGCCCAAACATGATGGAATGGTTTGAAAGGCTAGGGGTGGAGATGGACACATCAGACATGTCATTCTCAGCAAGCATGCGGTTAAACAAAGGTAAAGGCTTCGAGTGGGGAAGCCGCAATGGTATGTCTAGTGTATTGGTGCAGAAGAGCAATTTGCTTAGCCCCAGATTCTGGCTCGTGATCCATGAGATATTCAAGTTCAAGAATCATGCCCTCAA GTACTTGGAGGACCACGAAAGAGACCCTGACTGGAATCAAACTTTGGGGCAGTTCATTCAGTCACATAGATATTCACAGCTCTTCCAGGATGCCTACCTT AttccaatgtgtgcatgcatttggCCCAGTACGTCGAAGGAAGTATTGGGCTTCCCTGCCCTTTTTGTTCTTTCATTTTTCCAGGACAATCAGCTTCTTGAG TTTTTTAGTCGCTCACAGTGGCTTACTGTCAAAGGTGGTTTGGGGTCCTACATGAACAAG GTAAGGGAAGAATTGGAGAGCAATGGCTGTCAGATTAAGATCGGCTGTGAAGTCAGCTCTATTTCGAAGTCCAAAGGAG GTTACCAAATTTTAGAGGTTGATGGCTCAGAGGAGAAGTACGATAGGATCATATTAGGTGTTAATGCACAGGATGCACTAAAAGTACTAGGAGCTGAAGCAACAAATGAGGAACTGAAGACTCTAGGAGCTTTCCAGTATATCCGCAG TAACGTGTACCTCCACTGTGATGAAAGTCTGATGCCACATAATTTCTCCGCATGGAGTGCTAGGAACTTCTTGGGGACAACAAGCAGTGGTGTCTGTGTTACCTCCTGGCTAAATATACTTCAG AACATTGAATCTGCCGGGCCTCTACTTGTGACACTGAACCCTCCTCGTGTTCCCAAACATGTTTTGCTTAAATGGCATACCAAACACCCAATTCCTTCCATTGCTGCTGCTAAGGCTAACCATGAGCTCAAGAACATCCAAGGAAAGAGGGGAATTTGGTTCTGTGGCGCATATCAAG GCTACGGATACCACGAGGACAGTGTTAAG GCTGGGAAAGCAGCAGCTTCAGGATTGCTTGGAATGAAATGTGACCTTTTGGTTAACCCAAAACCGATGGTCCCATCATGGACTGAGGCTGGCGCACGTTATTTGGTAGCAAAAAATTTAGACCAATACATATCCATTGGTAACTTCTG CATGCTCGAGGAAGGAGGCACTATGTTTAGTTTTGGTAAAGCATGTGAGAAATGTCCTATAAAATCTGTGATACGAGTTCACGATCCCCAGTTCTATTGGAAG GCTGCAACAGAAGGAGACCTTGGTTTTGCATCTGCCTACATCCAGGGCTATATCTCATTTGTTGATCACCGAAACGGCCTTGTGAACCTTGTACGG ATTATATTGGCTAATAGATGTGAACGCAAGAGATTATACAGCACTGCTAAGACAAG TGCTTATACAAGGAAGGCCTGGTGGGCACCGTTCCTTGGAATTAGTGGAGTCGCATTTGCAAAATACTTTCTACTTCACGCCTGGCGGAAGAATAGTGTATCCAAAGCTCGTAAAAATATATCTGAACACTATGATCTG AGTAATGATTTCTTTGCTCTTTATCTGGATCCATCTATGACGTATTCTTCTGGTATTTTCAAG GCGGAGGACGAGAGCTTAGAAGCAGCCCAGCTACGTAAGCTTGACAGTCTCATCAATAAG GCTAAGGTGGAGTCAGGGCATCATGTTCTTGACATTGGTTGTGGTTGGGGGACTTTAGCAATAAGGTTGGTGCAGAAAACTGGTTGCAAGTGCACAGGAATTACATTATCCGAGGAGCAACTCAAATACGCCAAGAGAAAGGTGAAAGAAGCTGGATTAGAG GACCGCATAACTCTCTTGCTTTGCGATTACCGTCAAATACCAAATGGCCAAAAGTTTGATAGGATTATAAGTTG TGAGATGCTTGAACACGTTGGCCATGAGttctatgaagacttttttgCCTCCTGCGAGTATCATTTGGCAGAACACGGCATATTTGTCCTCCAG ACCATTGCACTCGTAGAGGAAATGTATGACAAAATGAGGTTGCGGCCTGAGTTTGTAAAGACATATATCTTCCCCGGTGGCTGCCTACCGTCTCTAGCCCGGATTGTGTCTGCCATGACTAATGCATCAAGATTCAA CATACAACATGTTGAGAATATTGGGGATCACTACTACACGACTCTAATGAACTGGTGGGACAACTTCGCGGCAAACAGAGA AAAAGCTTCTGCCCTTGGATTTGATGAAAAATTCATCCGTACTTGGGAGTATTATTTAGGTTATTGTGCAGCTCTGTTCAAATCGCGCATTTGTATAGATTATCAG ATAGTGTTTGCTCGGCCAGGTGATTCAAAGCTGCCAAGCTATGTTGCCATTGCATAG
- the LOC8085995 gene encoding probable disease resistance protein RF9, which yields MRCAGYGPGKSSDRRGLTKPLCSIVSSGRCKEDLAEMEQRYRVTAATGALEPVISKLTNLLDDRAEFAHLERWREDIQFVKSRLSSMYSLLLTIWDREDLRLDSACNEWMADARKLSYSVEEDIDSGVFADSSAFTQPKTDAVNPFEKLKNEVQKLINRCSEDWKTLGRTISEHHQPAEPNVDPIMSEFIHNDASELVEMDEKKYQLIRLLEEHHTVCIVGFAGMGKTTLADQVYQGIRKKFKSHAFVSLSRRPNVTRVLTSLCTQVMVSAITKRKVVTNSLADTVALEWGSHYSSFIKAIKDILCEDVLRKANDEQKKDTETLNKLQEEENILIKNIKGFFGREVTGNTQLQGTGAEDKLIMSVAVFFLRKEWKARVDDHNKYLKKIISKLLEDKRYLVIVDDIWDWKDWECIRNDTLPKINNSGSRIISTTRYKGIAEKYQMDNNSFVYEIAGLSPVAASALSKRVLMKSGKVNNFQCDINGPCSSIAKVTSGMPLAIICMSSAVAEQLSVQDGQALDHKWFHVAESRALEGILTIPGLRPFVESFSHVYHELPLHLKTCLLHCCIYPPHHIFGRNDLIRIWIAEGFVQEEEEAQSYIDELINKGFIWPYSSTTITEKVVKYEMNVMMLHFLIKCKSHEDYFLASPDCWSDLSRIPAIPPVRRLCIQCYHYKVDISDQLHMSDIHILYVFDYTWISSLKHFEHLQMLYLHGGHLTNADLEDICGLVGLRWLSLRVELINLLPKEIQRLQNLKTLDVSNTGILGLPKEIGELKCLETLDVSNTMLTELPMEIWRLQQMKTLDAGGTHIREVSKEIGKLVKLETLDLRSTMITVLPKEIGELLCLKTLNLRHTFVRELPKETGELQHLETLDVSGTMLKELPNELLGKLMKHLKTLNISSTLVRELPWEAGGISNTLSVLVEDSDPPKALTLLNKDVRRPWNEGTSSAENCRDKLSITVFDHFGSSKEPLPFARFKIGERHIGVPELVKTHLRNICSLEISVWKLEKEDFKFLGEMPKLHALALQLELRTRDPITITSTGFLELESFSIDCRAPRITFHERAMLKLKYLNFKFYACLPTEHPMGIKHLQSLKSITFRCGSPRYGSDAPGINAVINEVRKQAQENPNRITFCVNDNEQVYPEKAIKLFEENGESTIIIDGAGSSSATGVETSLFSNDTDEEGKITSVGQ from the exons ATGCGGTGTGCGGGATATGGGCCGGGAAAAAGCTCCGACAGACGCGG GCTGACGAAGCCACTATGCTCGATCGTATCTAGTGGGAGGTGCAAAGAGGATCTAGCAGAGATGGAGCAGCGATATCGCGTGACTGCAGCGACGGGAGCCTTGGAACCCGTCATAAGCAAGCTCACTAACTTGCTGGATGACCGGGCCGAATTTGCTCATCTCGAGAGGTGGCGAGAAGACATCCAGTTCGTCAAATCACGGCTGAGCTCCATGTACTCTCTCCTTCTGACGATATGGGACAGGGAGGATCTTCGTCTTGATTCCGCGTGCAACGAATGGATGGCTGACGCACGGAAGCTGTCCTACAGTGTTGAGGAAGACATCGACAGCGGCGTCTTTGCCGACAGCTCCGCCTTCACACAGCCTAAAACCGACGCAGTAAACCCATTCGAGAAGCTGAAGAATGAGGTGCAAAAATTGATCAACCGGTGCTCGGAGGACTGGAAGACTCTGGGAAGAACCATCTCGGAGCATCATCAGCCAGCTGAGCCGAATGTTGACCCAATCATGTCTGAATTTATCCACAACGATGCGTCGGAGCTCGTGGAGATGGATGAGAAGAAATATCAACTCATTAGATTGCTGGAAGAGCACCACACTGTATGCATTGTAGGATTTGCAGGGATGGGCAAAACCACACTTGCTGACCAAGTGTACCAAGGAATCAGAAAGAAATTCAAAAGCCATGCCTTTGTTTCATTGTCGAGAAGGCCAAACGTGACGCGAGTTTTGACAAGTCTTTGTACTCAAGTCATGGTGTCTGCCATCACTAAGAG AAAAGTAGTAACCAACAGTCTAGCTGACACGGTTGCATTGGAATGGGGCAGTCATTATTCTTCCTTCATCAAAGCCATAAAAGATATACTCTGCGAAGATGTACTCCGCAAAGCTAATGACGA GCAAAAGAAAGACACAGAAACTTTGAATAAACTGCAAGAGGAAGAAAATATACTCATCAAGAACATAAAGGGATTCTTCGGAAG GGAAGTAACTGGAAATACACAGCTTCAGGGCACCGGTGCAGAAGACAAACTGATCATGTCTGTAGCAGTATTTTTCTTGAGAAAAG AATGGAAAGCACGCGTTGATGATCACAACAAGTATCTGAAGAAAATCATATCGAAACTTCTTGAGGATAAAAG GTACCTTGTCATAGTCGATGATATTTGGGATTGGAAAGACTGGGAATGCATCAGAAACGACACTCTTCCAAAGATTAATAATTCGGGAAGTAGAATAATCAGTACAACTCGTTATAAAGGTATAGCTGAGAAATATCAGATGGACAATAATTCATTTGTCTATGAAATTGCGGGTCTTTCTCCTGTTGCCGCATCAGCTTTATCAAAAAGGGTACTTATGAAATCTGGCAAGGTCAATAACtttcaatgtgacataaatggGCCGTGTTCTTCTATCGCAAAGGTGACCAGTGGTATGCCCTTGGCAATAATTTGTATGTCTTCAGCAGTGGCTGAGCAGCTATCAGTACAAGACGGACAAGCACTTGATCACAAATGGTTTCATGTCGCTGAAAGCCGAGCATTGGAAGGGATTTTAACTATTCCTGGTTTGAGACCATTTGTAGAGAGCTTCAGCCATGTCTACCATGAGCTTCCTCTCCATCTGAAGACTTGCCTCCTGCACTGCTGTATTTATCCTCCTCATCACATCTTTGGAAGGAATGATCTCATACGGATATGGATTGCTGAAGGATTTGTTCAGGAAGAGGAAGAAGCCCAAAGCTACATTGATGAGCTTATAAACAAGGGTTTCATTTGGCCTTACTCATCCACCACCATAACGGAAAAGGTTGTGAAATATGAAATGAATGTCATGATGCTGCACTTCCTTATTAAGTGCAAATCACATGAAGATTACTTCCTTGCATCTCCAGATTGTTGGTCTGATCTCTCCCGTATACCAGCCATACCACCAGTCCGTCGGTTATGTATTCAGTGCTACCATTATAAAGTGGACATTTCAGATCAATTACATATGTCAGATATTCACATTCTATATGTTTTTGATTACACGTGGATATCTTCCTTGAAGCATTTTGAACACCTGCAAATGCTGTACCTTCATGGAGGTCACTTAACTAACGCTGATCTGGAGGATATTTGTGGGCTGGTCGGGCTAAGATGGTTGAGCCTCCGGGTGGAACTAATCAATCTGCTCCCAAAAGAAATTCAGAGACTGCAGAATTTGAAGACTTTAGATGTAAGTAATACAGGAATCTTGGGTCTCCCAAAAGAAATTGGGGAACTGAAGTGTTTGGAGACTCTTGATGTGAGTAACACAATGCTCACAGAGCTACCCATGGAAATTTGGAGACTGCAACAAATGAAAACTCTTGATGCAGGAGGCACACATATCAGAGAAGTTTCTAAAGAAATTGGAAAATTGGTAAAATTAGAAACTCTGGATCTGAGGAGCACAATGATAACTGTGCTACCCAAGGAAATCGGAGAGCTGCTGTGTTTGAAGACATTGAACCTCCGTCACACGTTTGTCAGAGAGTTACCCAAGGAAACTGGAGAACTGCAGCATTTGGAAACTCTAGatgtaagtggcacaatgctCAAAGAGCTGCCCAATGAATTATTGGGGAAACTGATGAAACATTTGAAGACTCTGAATATTAGTAGCACCTTGGTCAGAGAGCTACCATGGGAAGCAGGTGGGATTTCAAACACACTCAGTGTGCTTGTCGAAGACAGTGACCCTCCTAAAGCGCTGACGTTGCTCAACAAGGACGTCCGCAGACCTTGGAATGAAGGTACTTCTTCAGCAGAAAATTGCAGAGACAAACTATCGATCACGGTATTTGATCATTTTGGATCAAGCAAGGAACCCCTACCATTTGCGAGATTTAAGATCGGTGAAAGACATATAGGTGTCCCGGAGTTGGTTAAAACTCACCTAAGGAATATTTGTTCCTTAGAAATCAGTGTCTGGAAGCTTGAGAAGGAGGACTTCAAGTTTCTGGGGGAGATGCCCAAACTGCATGCTCTTGCACTACAACTTGAATTGCGCACACGAGATCCTATTACAATCACTTCCACAGGATTTCTAGAGCTGGAGAGTTTCTCCATTGATTGCCGAGCGCCGCGTATAACCTTCCATGAAAGAGCCATGCTTAAGCTGAAATATCTTAACTTCAAGTTTTATGCTTGCCTACCAACTGAACACCCTATGGGCATCAAACACCTCCAGAGCCTCAAAAGTATCACCTTCCGATGTGGTTCCCCGAGGTATGGAAGCGACGCTCCAGGCATCAATGCCGTTATTAACGAAGTGAGAAAACAAGCCCAGGAGAACCCCAACAGGATCACCTTCTGCGTTAACGACAATGAACAGGTTTACCCAGAGAAGGCTATAAAGCTTTTTGAAGAAAATGGTGAAAGTACCATTATTATCGATGGTGCTGGCAGCAGCAGTGCAACTGGCGTGGAGACAAGCCTTTTTTCTAATGATACTGACGAGGAGGGAAAGATTACTTCGGTCGGTCAGTAG